One segment of Anser cygnoides isolate HZ-2024a breed goose chromosome 5, Taihu_goose_T2T_genome, whole genome shotgun sequence DNA contains the following:
- the LOC106042579 gene encoding tumor necrosis factor receptor superfamily member 10A-like, whose product MKHATRIRTTALPSFPHFARIGASPFRATWLPSCRCKSALRHTGGKAEHRSRFPAGRRRGGAGAARPGADKGAVAPPPPPGEQRERGEEALGAAMGGRVMGLLVTLLIMSGNRAEDCGEGEYLHKGLCCVLCPAGTYVAQHCSTPHSKGRCISCTEGEDYTAHANGLEECLLCRQCKDDQITLRACTLTRDTECQCKQGYFCPAEGCEICQRCSKTCPEGKEIVQNCNATMDLGCGLPDQGNTSLWITAIISVVVVLVVVVFIIKKLRCDKATSPDKVEKGLASEGSTESLILSEVKIANNAANPDGENSVKSPEDQEQASVNLNVKCQSPEENSVVPSGRGTILQNLRCSIQDCWKKITLDTSLSAKTGQNPAFYQNAQSKGLSGRMPANHSVQKQKYQIIVKDLSQKELRDSFWAFINEVPVKKWRRLMRTHLKENDIDKIIYDWPNDTEEQSYQMLLIWRNTLGEKQSIIKLLDELRYLDIKAYDNVMNTLTSNNIISKIVATD is encoded by the exons ATGAAGCACGCCACCAGGATACGTACTACCGCTCTACCCTCTTTTCCTCACTTTGCTCGCATTGGGGCCAGTCCCTTCCGtgctacctggctgccctcttGCCGTTGCAAATCAGCGCTTCGGCACACGGGTGGAAAAGCGGAGCACCGGAGCCGCTTCCcggcgggcaggcggcggggcggagcgggggcGGCTCGCCCCGGGGCGGATAAAGGGGCGGTggcaccacctcctcctccgggTGAGCAGCGGGAGCGCGGCGAGGAAGCGCTGGGCGCCGCGATGGGAGGCAGGGTGATGGGACTGCTG GTTACACTGTTGATAATGTCTGGAAACAGAGCAGAGGACTGTGGAGAGGGGGAATACTTGCACAAAGGTCTCTGCTGTGTCTTGTGCCCAGCAG GTACTTATGTTGCTCAGCACTGCAGTACTCCACACTCAAAAGGAAGATGTATCTCTTGCACTGAAGGGGAAGATTATACTGCTCATGCAAATGGCTTGGAAGAATGCTTGCTGTGCAGACAGTGCAAAGACG aCCAAATAACTTTGAGAGCCTGTACTCTCACGCGTGACACTGAATGCCAATGCAAACAAGGATACTTCTGCCCTGCTGAGGGCTGTGAAATATGTCAAAGATGCAGTAAAAC GTGTccagaagggaaggaaattgTGCAGAATTGCAATGCTACGATGGACCTAGGATGTGGGTTACCTGATCAAG gaaaCACATCTCTTTGGATTACTGCAATTATTTCggtggttgttgttttggtggtggtggtgtttatAATTAAAAAGCTGAGATGTGATAAAG CCACTTCACCTGACAAAGTAGAAAAAGGCCTG gcATCTGAGGGTAGTACTGAAAGCCTAATTTTATCAGAAGTGAAAATTGCAAATAATGCAGCCAACCCAGATGGTGAAAACTCTGTTAAGAGTCCAGAGGACCAAGAACAAGCTAGTGTTAATTTGAACGTAAAATGCCAATCACCAGAGGAAAACAGTGTTGTGCCTTCTGGGAGGGGCACAATCCTGCAGAATTTGAGGTGTTCCATACAAGATTGTTGGAAGAAGATCACTTTGGACACTTCATTATCTGCAAAAACTGGGCAGAATCCTGCTTTTTACCAGAATGCACAATCTAAAGGATTGAGTGGTAGGATGCCAGCAAATCATTCG gtacaaaaacaaaaatatcaaataattgTTAAAGATCTCTCTCAAAAAG aaCTGAGAGATAGCTTTTGGGCTTTCATAAATGAAGTACCAGTGAAAAAATGGAGGCGTCTTATGAGAACtcacctgaaagaaaatgatattgataaaattatttatgacTGGCCTAATGACACAGAAGAACAATCTTACCAGATGCTTCTCATCTGGAGAAACACACTGGGAGAGAAACAATCTATTATAAAGTTACTGGATGAGTTAAGGTATCTAGATATCAAGGCTTATGATAATGTAATGAACACTTTAACAAGTAATAACATTATAAGTAAAATAGTAGCTACAGATTAA